A single Drosophila miranda strain MSH22 chromosome XR, D.miranda_PacBio2.1, whole genome shotgun sequence DNA region contains:
- the LOC108153645 gene encoding uncharacterized protein LOC108153645, translating into MLLNLPLEIVDKFFGYLDETDQLNLADAHQILGSAFFYHAGGRYAQLDCSKYIDDDLKVILATCGSSVVNINIDLIVGKSVIDLVPKYCPKLACAQLCVTTGNINAIKSILSMKDLEFILIWSMDYVESDILLHTNTGCKKLEICYTSNSEVSHLQRLEHLEYLTIYSNRRASVNHILEVCVHLKKLKTLCVITAEDNTTCSGHPYHDFVYPQLESLTFMFCPLCSVLPSCPKLRSLTLSCNKYRNVSIGQIIAKYALTLERLKIQLEEKQPNGFTAEVFLEVLGECKNLQAFTMDTINVITDVFNRHLEAFMNILIANGFNEHRRFLVTTGSSIAQEQMQKLATDYLSSEIWNLVRFQLIRQ; encoded by the exons ATGCTACTAAACTTACCCCTGGAGATCGTTGACAAATTTTTCGGTTACCTGGACGAGACGGACCAACTGAATCTGGCCGACGCACACCAAATACTTGGAAGCGCTTTTTTCTACCATGCTGGCGGACGATACGCACAACTTGACTGTTCCAAATACATAGACGACGATCTGAAAGTTATTCTGGCAACGTGTGGATCCTCTGTAGTCAATATTAACATTGATCTCATTGTCGGGAAGTCAGTTATAGATCTTGTGCCAAAGTATTGCCCTAAATTGGCATGCGCTCAATTGTGTGTAACAACTGGGAATATCAACGCGATCAAATCCATTTTAAGCATGAAAGACCTCGAATTCATTCTGATTTGGAGTATGGATTATGTGGAATCGGATATTCTTCTTCACACTAATACAGGCTGCAAAAAATTGGAAATATGCTATACTTCGAATTCTGAGG TCAGCCATTTACAGAGACTGGAACACCTGGAATATTTGACGATTTATTCGAACCGTAGGGCAAGCGTAAACCATATTCTTGAAGTATGCGTTCATCTGAAGAAACTTAAAACTTTATGTGTAATAACAGCTGAGGACAACACGACATGTTCAGGGCATCCTTATCATGATTTTGTGtatcctcaactggaaagccttACATTTATGTTCTGCCCATTATGTTCAGTCTTGCCATCATGTCCGAAGCTCCGCTCGTTGACCCTGTCTTGCAACAAATATCGTAACGTTAGCATTGGACAAATCATCGCAAAATATGCACTCACATTGGAACGTCTGAAAATACAGTTAGAGGAGAAGCAACCCAACGGATTTACTGCAGAGGTTTTTTTGGAAGTTCTTGGAGAATGCAAAAACTTGCAGGCCTTTACCATGGACACCATTAATGTCATAACGGATGTGTTCAACCGACATCTAGAAGCCTTCATGAACATTTTAATAGCGAATGGTTTCAATGAACACCGTCGTTTTTTAGTGACTACCGGCTCGTCGATTGCCCAAGAACAGATGCAGAAATTG GCGACTGATTACCTAAGCTCCGAAATATGGAATTTAGTTAGATTCCAACTGATTCGTCAATAG